The window TTTTCACACCCAAGCGGATGCCTTCGCCTTTGCCGCGTTTGGCAAGAAAATTGCGGACATGTTCGGCGGCTTTTTCGGTGAGAGTAATCATCTTCAATCTGCCTTTTATGATGATTCGGGCTGCCTGTTGCAGACAGCCCGAAAGGTTGGGGATTAAGCCGCAGCCTGTTGTTTCTGACGGTAATCGGCAATCGCCGCTTTTACCGCATCTTCTGCCAAAATCGAGCAGTGAACTTTTACGGGTGGCAGTTCCAATTCTTCGGCAATATCGGCGTTTTTAATTGCCAAGGCTTCGTCCAAGCTTTTGCCTTTTACCATTTCGGTAATCAGGCTGGAAGAGGCAATCGCCGAACCGCAACCGTAGGTTTTAAACTTGGCGTCTTCAATCACGCCTTGTTCGTTTACCTTGATTTGCAGCTTCATTACGTCGCCGCAGGCAGGTGCGCCCACCATGCCTGTGCCGACATCGCTGTCGTCTTTGTTAAACGAACCGACATTGCGGGGGTTTTCGTAGTGGTCGATAACTTTATCGCTGTAAGCCATAATGTGTTTCCTTGTGTTTTAAAATTAGGTTATAAAAAAGGTTTCAGGCTGCCTGAAAAGATGGCGTGTTTGTACAATTATGGTAGGTTGGGTTGTTAAACACAATATATTCAAAATATGGATTTTGTTGGGTTTTCAATCCAACCTACTAGAGTTTGATTACTTAATAATCTTAACTACTTTGTGTAAAAGTTCGCTTGGGTTTAGGATAAAGATTTCATTTTTTCCTTTTCCAAGATGATCTCTATAGAATCCATGAATGAATCTATTACCATTAATTTCATTATAGTTCTTTATGGCAGCTACATAATCATTATTCATTTTCTTAGGCTTCGAATCCATGGGGAAAAAATGGGAATGTAAAATCATGACATCTGTTGCCACACCCTTAAATTCTTTATAATCTACATCAGAGTCATCAAGCAAGTTTGTAAAATTACAAAGCTCCAAGTCTTCTATTAATTCTAATTGATATAAATTTCTTGTACCCTTATTAGTACTCATTGGATACCCTTGAGCAGTATTCTCATATAAACTATACCAATACTCATGCTCCCTATCATTTTTATGTACCAAGGAGGATTTATCCGTACCTCTATATAAAACAGTACCTTTTTTTAAAGTAGATTTATCCAATTTTTTTAAGTTCCTATGAACTTCTTCCTTAAATTTCTCAAACTTTATTTCTTCATCAGTCATTTCTTTTATGTTTGTCTGAACTACAATAGACTGCTCATCGTTATTTACTGCATCCAAATGAGATTTGGATAGAGATTTAAATAATTTTTTAATAAACATAGAATACTCATTTCTAAATAATTTAAGTATTTACAATAAGCTACCTAAAAGCAAAAAATATATTTTAGATAACACTAGTAGGTTGGGTTGAATCAAGTGAAAATCCAACTTAATTCCCAACAATCCAGTTGGGTTTACGCTTACGCTTCAACCCAACCTACACATTTTTCAGGCAACCTGAAAAAATTTAGCACTGGTAGGTTGGGTTGGAACAAAGTGGAAACCCAACCTGATTTCCAACAATCCAGTTGGGTTTACGCTTGCGCTTCAACCCAACCTACACATTTTTCAGGCAGCCTGAAAAAATT is drawn from Conchiformibius steedae and contains these coding sequences:
- the iscU gene encoding Fe-S cluster assembly scaffold IscU, which codes for MAYSDKVIDHYENPRNVGSFNKDDSDVGTGMVGAPACGDVMKLQIKVNEQGVIEDAKFKTYGCGSAIASSSLITEMVKGKSLDEALAIKNADIAEELELPPVKVHCSILAEDAVKAAIADYRQKQQAAA